The genomic segment CAGGCTGGGTCCACCGGCGACAGCGGAGCACCGGGCTGCCAGGCATTTTCATGGGATAGCAGCAGCTGTACATTGTATGGAGTTGCAGTCAGTCAGCTCGCCCTGTCTTATGGCACTGGGCCACGCTTCTTGGACTTGGCCTGCTACCAATGTTCGGGTTTTGCAAGTGGAACGACAACTACAACTTCTGCAGCGTCCACCGCTTCTGTTGTGGCTAGTGGCTGCGCATTTGACGCACCTTCTGCGCCCGATCCATCTCAGTGCTCAGAGCTAAAAGGTTATCCCGGTGAATACGGAAACGACCAAATCGTTCTCACCGACTCGGTGTCGCGCCGCAGTGTCAATGATTGCGCGAAGGCATGCAAGTCATACGATCAGGGAGGGTTCATCGGCCAGAGCGGACGTGCGGGCTGcaagtccttctccttctctcaAGACCAGCACTGTATCTTGTGGCAAGTCCCAAGGGCTCAGCTGCGTGTCAACCCACAGTGGTCTGGTCCTGAGGTAATCGACATGTCCTGTTACCGGTGCGCAGGCGTTGCAACTCCTACTAGCCCGCCGCCGGCTCAAGTCACGAATGGGCAGTACTCTTCTTGCGACGGGAGCAGCCTTCTGGAGTTCAACAACGGAGCCACCTATCAGGTGTTCTGCGGCTCCATCAGAGCCccatccatcatcgccactcTTACCAAGTACAGCATCGAGGACTGCGCAGCAGCCTGCACTGATGATTCAAACTGTACAGCGGTAACATGGCTTCAAAATGGCCCGGCGGCCAACAGGTGTCAGCTGAAGCATCCAGGTAAGCTTGCAAACATTCGATTTTTTCGCTCCATGTACAATGGCTAACTCTTCGCAGCGGGATCGGAAAGCGGAACTGCATACACTTTGGAGGGTCGCGATTCGGCCTTCCCGGCTGACACTATCATCGTATCTGCTGGCAGAGTGAAGAGATACACCTACGACCCTTATCCGCACGCATCGATGGCGTGGAAGCGTGATGAAACCCTGTCGCCACGACAAGGACAATATCCCCAGCCGGGCTGCCTGAAGGCTACCAATGCCGTTCAAACCACCGCGGCTTGCAACTGTGTGatcccatcatcatcggtcACTCTCACTCAGACTGTGTCGTCGATCGTGACCAATGCGAGAACAATCAGCACCACGCTGAATCTTGTGGCCACAACAACGATGACACCTACAACGACTATCACAACCACCCGCGTCACAACCCTGTTCCGAACCAAGACCATCACTGCTTGGAAGACATTCAGCACAACCGCGACAGTTGAGAGCATTACTTCTTACTCTCTTCAAGCCACCCCATCAGCCTTCTACATCGTCGACAAGGACATGGCATTCGCCGAGTGGCCAGCCGATGCAGACGAGATCCACTACCACATCCAATACGATTGGGATCAATCTGATGACGAATACGCTCCTACCGTCTTCTCCCTTGACAACGACAAACTCAAAGTCGCCGATCTTTCGAACATGGATGGTGCGGCTGAAGGCTATCCCGTCGTCGGCCAGTCTGATGGAACTGGTATGCAACTCATGGCACTGGCAGATGGCGGAGGCCTCGAGAGCCCAACATGTAGCATTGAGCCTACGAAGGAGGGACAATGTCCTATCATCTGTCGCATGGGGAATATGGAAGTCAATACGAGAAATGGAGATGGTTTGTGGACTTTGGTGCCCAAGGGCGGTGAAGAGGGTTTCACGAATTATGCTTTGGCTGCTGATGTTGCTGTTGAGGATGGAGAGATGGATATTGGGGAGCCCACGTGGGCTTAGAGCATGAGTTTAGGATTTGATGAGTTAATGATAGGCATGATATGATTTGCATTAGAGACAGCGACTTCTCAATTCACATGATTTATGAAGTTCCTGCGTGAGCAGTGAGTATCTGCGCCAAAGGCAAGTATCTGCATCCCGAGGATCCTCAACGCTTCAGCGGGTGTCTAGCGCGTCTGATATCGGACTTTGCACGTACTGCTGGACCACTCTATGATCTCACCAGGTATCGAAAATATCCACATGGCTAGATTCGCGTGCACAGCATGCAGACTTGAGGCAGAGATCAGGAAATGCCAGTTCAACTAATCGTCGGCTATCTTGTACGAAACCTAAGCAGAAGAAATGCAGCGGAGCTCGAGGTCCGGCAACGCCTGCTCGAAATGCGGAGAGCGTCTTCTTGTTTCTCGATCGCCCCTGTTGTTTGATAGACCTGCAACCAATCAATATCCACAGCTCGATATGCGTACGTACAGTGACTCTGTTTATGTATGGCGGCAAAGAATCTTTGCCGGGAATACTTGTAACAAATCCTGCGCATCAGAGCTTCTCCCTGGTCGTAGACTGTGACAAGTTAACTCAAAAGCTCGTGTTGATTAATCTGGGGAATGAAAAAGAACGATAACAGCACCTTCCTGCCTCAGCTGTGTTGTATCCCTTCTAGCTCATTGTTCACTGTGCACGCGATGTGGCTCCATATCATACTCATATCTTCCACCATTCTGGTGTGGTTCGGGTACAAATTCCTCCTTGACCCACTCCGAGGATTTCCTGGTCCATTTGTTGCGCGATTTTCGTACGCGTGGAGGCTACATTTCTCGTGGACCAGCATCCATGACTTCCCAAGATGGCCTGAGGTTCACGAGAAGTATGGCACAGTTGTGCGAATAGGACCAAAACGTCTCGCGTTCGCAAGCGCACAAGCAGTCCAAGATATTTACTCCACGGCCAGGAATTATCCCAAATCTCCGTCCTATTCTATCACGGATAATGTGGATGAAGGAGAGATCAGGAGCACGCTCATCTCAAGTCTTGATGGAGAATGGCATGATCGATTCCGGAGGGGAATCGCTTCGACATTCTCGCTGTCTTCGGTTCTGCAATTTGAGAAGAGGATTGACGATATGATCGACTTACTCGTGCGACAAATTACAAGTCGCTTTGCTCAAGCTGGTAGCCAAGAATCAATGGACCTGCCTCGGTGGATGCACTACTTCGCATTTGATACCGTCGGCAACGTCGTTTACGGGAAGCCATTCGGATTTCTGGAAACAGGCTCTGATGTCGCGAACATCATCGAGAACAACGGCAAGATCACGGCAATCATGACTAGGATCAGTGGTTTGCCCGGCATCGACCGCATGACGGTGAAAAATCCGGTCTTCCTCTGGCTTTGGCGAAAGGGATACATCAAGCTGCCTCGTAATCCCGTCTCCAAGTTTGCCGACGAGCATACACTGCCGAGAATGGTCGAAGATCATATATCGCGTGACACTGCAAGCAGTCGTCGGGATCTGTTTGACTGTTTCTTGGCCGCGCAGGAAAAGAATCCTAGCGCTATGGCCGACGAGGACTTGAGGAGTCTCGGTCACGTCCTCGCCACCGCTGGCTCTGATCCACTTGCGGGTACCTTGGCGGCATTGTTCTATTACTTGATGAAAGACACCAAACGTTATCATCGGCTGCAGGAAGAAGTGGATCAGCTTCGCCTCCCGCCAGGATGCGAAGTTGTGCCATTCAACCTGGCCCATGAGTTGACTTATCTGGACGAATGCATCAAAGAGACATTCCGTATACACCCTGCAGCCTCTTTCTTGATGGAGAGAGTCGTACCCGCTTCGGGCGATACCATCGATGGCAAGTTCGTCCCTGGAGGAACTCGCGTTAGCTGCGCTACATGGGCTGTGCATCGACAGTCAGACATCTTCGGCGACAATGTTAATCATTTCATTCCTGAAAGGTGGCTCGTTGACCAAAACGACGCGGCATCTCAAGCAAAGATTGCTCTCATGTCCAAGAGCTTACTCCATTTTGGCAAAGGCCGGTTCATTTGCCTCGGGCAGCATCTGGCACTTGTGGAGATATTTAAAGTCGTGCCGACGCTATTGAGGAATTTCTCATTTGCTTTGGAGCATCCGGAGAGAGT from the Cercospora beticola chromosome 9, complete sequence genome contains:
- a CDS encoding uncharacterized protein (antiSMASH:Cluster_3~SMCOG1034:cytochrome P450), with protein sequence MWLHIILISSTILVWFGYKFLLDPLRGFPGPFVARFSYAWRLHFSWTSIHDFPRWPEVHEKYGTVVRIGPKRLAFASAQAVQDIYSTARNYPKSPSYSITDNVDEGEIRSTLISSLDGEWHDRFRRGIASTFSLSSVLQFEKRIDDMIDLLVRQITSRFAQAGSQESMDLPRWMHYFAFDTVGNVVYGKPFGFLETGSDVANIIENNGKITAIMTRISGLPGIDRMTVKNPVFLWLWRKGYIKLPRNPVSKFADEHTLPRMVEDHISRDTASSRRDLFDCFLAAQEKNPSAMADEDLRSLGHVLATAGSDPLAGTLAALFYYLMKDTKRYHRLQEEVDQLRLPPGCEVVPFNLAHELTYLDECIKETFRIHPAASFLMERVVPASGDTIDGKFVPGGTRVSCATWAVHRQSDIFGDNVNHFIPERWLVDQNDAASQAKIALMSKSLLHFGKGRFICLGQHLALVEIFKVVPTLLRNFSFALEHPERVWKRKHCGVINVTGVDVRVMARKV